The genomic DNA CTATCTGCTTTCGTCGGTCTGTATCGGTTGACCATAACGTCATGGCAAGACGGCTTAGGAATCTGTTCGGTCATCCAAAACCAAAGAGCTGTCTTGAACGCTAAAACAGAGTTGTTGGCAACAAGTTCTGGGTTCTGTAGACCGTCAAAACCCAATGCTCGACCCGCTTGTCCGTAATTGTAATTCCTATTTATCccaaaaagagagagtaaaattAACCAAAAGCTCTAAGACTGAGATACGATGATCAAATTGCAGAAAAGATGATgcaattgtttaatttttttaattggtgatAGATAAATATATGTACAAATGGTTATTAGTTAATATCTGTAGACTTACCAAGAAAGTTGAATGGGACCTCTTCCTTTGTAAGACTTGCCAGGAACGCAAGGCCAATCCTTATTAGTTTCATCACAATAATTACTCTGTGGACTCACTTCCTCTTTAAAACACAGTCCCCATGCGTACGGTCCGTCCGGTGCCGTGGCCCAACCACCTGTCGTCTCGTGAGATATTTGCGCCAAAAACGCAGCTACTTCGCGCCGCCTTGTCCAAAAGTTTCCTACGCTTCCGAACCTCGGGAACCACCTTGTAGCCTCCACAAAAGCTTCGTAGGGATAGAAACCTTTTGCAGGGCATGCGTTGTTGTCCTTGTGGATGAAGATTTGGTCGTAGAGAGACCTTGGGACTAGGCTCATGATCCGTGCGGGTTTATATTTGGAGTGTTTACGAGCTTCGGTTTCATGGAGAGAGGATGATattgagaagacgaagaggaagagacaGAGCAATAGAGGAATATGTTTCTCCATATTTGTTCTTTATTGTGTTGTGTTTGAGAAGATGGGGTTTTGGCTTCGTTGTTATAAAGAGATGTAGTAGTGGAAGACTTAAGTTAGATGTTTTTGATTTGGTCAACGTATTGACTTTTTTTAGTGgagtttattgtttttatttttgtatatagttttatttcattttagagtctactttatttttgtttctttctgttcAACGGAGACCCATTCTCGAATGGGGGATATAGGATTAAAAATTACATTAGTTGCAAACCGGATAAACTATTGAACCATTTCAATTTAAATTGAACTGAGTAAAACTAATATGAAGACTAAAATGAATTTTACCGTGGATAACGTTATTTGGAAGTTATAGTAACCCATATTCGAACATAACATTTTGACTcttgaaattaaaaaagaaaagatgattaGAATTTTTATTAAAGCCTTATTTTACAAACTACCAGAGACAAGGCTTGAGGTCGGTGGCTAACTAAACATGGAAAAACGCCAAGCAACTTGTGAAATGAgtttcttcaaaacaaaaaaacttgtgaAACGAGTTGGACCAAGTCGTGACGACGACTTCTAATAAGATAAGCTCCAattgttttaagaaatataGTAAAACACCAACCTATATAGCTAGTTGTTGAGGATGATTTCTACCTATTAATTTCGCAGTGAAGAATGATAACCATTACATCGATAAGATTGTTAGGATTTTTCTGAAAacgaaataacaaaataacaagatTCTCGGTTCCTTGGAAATACTTCTTAGATCTTTTGACTGTTCTTTTTCATGATAAAAAGGCATAATTTAGGAGTCAATCAAATGAGCAAACCCTCCTGTCCTCCACCAAGTATATGCAAAAATGTTATatcttcaatattttctttgttgtcttaatttgtctataataaataaatttaaccaTTTAAAACTCGAAATTACTCAAAAAAGTCGAAACATACTTAGactatctataaaaaaataaatctgaaatcacatttctattattttagattaaatattttattaaatttggtcaaattttttaaataaggtttttatatatatatatatatatttattttgcaaGTATTAGATCAGCTCAGAATGAGCCAATGATGAGGAAAGttgtctacaaaaaaaacactaagcGGTTCGACGCAAAATTTTCGTGCCAAAAAATCCGTCTTGACATTTGCACTCCAAGGAACAagcgaaagagaaaaaaaatcaaactcctcCTTATCACTCTCAATATCGGACATGTAGACTGAAAAAGCCGGCCACTCAGAAGGgaaagacaccatcttcaccaggtCAGAACAATCCGTAAAAAAGGCGACATCATTGAAATCAGCTCCAAATATGCATCACATAGCCCATACTAAAGTTTCCACCTCTGCGTGAAGGGGAGATAAACTTCACCGTCGACTAGTAGCTCCCATCAAAGTCTTTCTGTCAGTCAGGGACACACAATACCAACCTAATCCGGTGAATTTATCACCTTCTTTCCACGAACCATCCACAAAACATCTAGTGACAGCACCATCGAGCACATCTAGCCCACTTCTATGACACTGCTGGATAGATCTAGCACATCACAATGCTGATCCATTTCCGTCTCTAATTGAGCCATCTGCcatatctttttctttgcttctGCCACCCTAAAAATCTCAAGAGCGGTAGAACTCACAGTTTGAAATACCCAATCATTTTGGGCCTTCTga from Camelina sativa cultivar DH55 chromosome 2, Cs, whole genome shotgun sequence includes the following:
- the LOC104713268 gene encoding chitinase 10-like, producing MEKHIPLLLCLFLFVFSISSSLHETEARKHSKYKPARIMSLVPRSLYDQIFIHKDNNACPAKGFYPYEAFVEATRWFPRFGSVGNFWTRRREVAAFLAQISHETTGGWATAPDGPYAWGLCFKEEVSPQSNYCDETNKDWPCVPGKSYKGRGPIQLSWNYNYGQAGRALGFDGLQNPELVANNSVLAFKTALWFWMTEQIPKPSCHDVMVNRYRPTKADRAANQTVGYGLVTNIINGGLECGIPGDGRVSDRVGYFQRYAQLFKVNTGSNLDCENQRPFA